The nucleotide sequence CGCTGCAGGAGGTGCTGCCTAAGCTGGGGACGGTGACCTACGGACGGTCGGTGAACCTGGTGGCCCAGTATCCGGCGCCCCGCAAGTGGACCTATCACCATCAGTGGTTTGGTTTTCCCCTGGTGGCGGGTCTGGCGCGGGTGAATCGGCTGTTGGATTTGCTGGGGCCGGTGGCCTGGGTGTTCTGCGAGGCGGCCTTTGCCGATACGCAAGACGGTTACTACCGCAGTTGCCGGTGCAGTGCCCTATTGGGTTTTGTGGGGGGGGCGCTGGTGGAATTGACCTACGGCAAGGGGGAAACCATCTGGGAGGACCAGCGGCATTTCAGCTTGCACGGCACCCAGGGGGGCGTCCTTTTTGAGGGAGACCAGGGGGAGTGGGTCACACCAACGCAGCGCCAGACCCTGACCTTACCGGGGCGACAGGGGTTGTTTCACCAGGACATGCGCCAGGTGCTGGACCATCTGACTCGGGGAACGCCCCTGTACACTACGCCGGAAAAGAGTCTGGCAGCTCTGCGGGTGGCTACGGCGTTACAGGCGTCGGCACAGAGGGGCCAGCGGGTAGTTCTGGCGGAATGGGCACCGCCGGGGTCTGGGGTGGCGTAGAGGTTTCGGCGGGTTTGGGGGCGGGAAGGGTGCTACCGGGGAGCCAACCGGCCGAAAGGATCACAGTGGTACTCATGAACACCACCGCCAGACTCCAGGTGACGCGGTTGAGGGTGGTTTCGGCGCTGCGGGTGCTGCTGAATAGCTGGGCCTGACCCCCAATGGCGGCAATCCCTTCCCCTTTGGGACTGTGCAAGAGAATGAGCACGATCAAGGCAACGGCGCTGAATAGCCAAATGGCTTCCACCAGGGTCACAATGCTCATGGGTCTGTCCGGTCAACAGCACTCTACATATCTTACCGTAAGAATTTGGCTCGCCTTGCCTACCAAAACTATCGCAATGCCAGGGGTGCTCGTCCCATGGTTGTCGCCGCTACGTTTTAACCGAGATTTAACGGGGATTGGCCGGCCAATTTTTAGATTTTCTTTGCCCTAAACCGGCTGCCATGGCGCAAAAGCTGTGTTAGTTTAGCAGTGAATTGGCCCCCCCTGGAGCTAGCGATGGAACCCATCAGGCCTTTACTTCACCACACCAAAATCGTCGCTACGATGGGTCCGGCGAGCAATTCCCCGGAAATGATCCGTCAGTTGCTCCAGGCAGGGATGAATGTGGCCCGATTGAATTTCTCCCACGGGACCTACGAGGACCACGCCCGTTGCATCGAACATTTGCGAGCAGCGGCAGCGGAATTAGATTTGCCTTTGATGCTGCTTCAGGACCTGCAGGGGCCGAAAATTCGGGTGGGGGACCTGCCGTCGGAGGGGCTGCCGCTGACGGAGGGGATGCCGTTGACGCTGGTGCCGGTCGGGACGCAGGACGGCCAACCCCAGACGGTGGGCATTGATTATCCCCACGTGGCGGAGGAGGTGACGCCGGGAACGCCAGTGCTGCTCGATGACGGGTTGTTGGAGCTGCGGGTGGAACGGGTGGAGGGCCAGCGGGTGCACTGCACGGTCGTTAAGGGGGGGACGCTGCACCGCCACAAGGGGGTGAATTTCCCCACGCTGAACCTGCGGCTGCCGGCCCTGACGGAAAAGGACAAGCGGGATTTGGAGTTCGGCTTGGCCCACGGGGTAGATTGCGTCTCCTTGAGTTTTGTGCGGCGGCCAGAGGATGTGCGGGAGTTGCGGCAACTGCTCCAGGAGCGGGGGGCCCATGTGCCGGTGCTGGCCAAGATCGAAAAACCCCAGGCGGTGGCCAATATTGAGGCCATCATTGCCGAGTGCGACGCCGTGATGGTGGCCCGGGGGGATTTGGGGGTGGAAATGAGTCCAGAAAAGGTGCCCCTGATCCAAAAGCGCATCATTCACCTGTGCAACCAAAGGGGCGTGCCAGTGATTACAGCTACTCAAATGCTGGAGAGTATGATCCACCACCCCCGGCCCACCCGGGCGGAAGCCAGCGATGTGGCCAATGCTATCCTGGACGGGACGGATGCGGTGATGTTGTCGGGGGAATCGGCGGTGGGGCGCTATCCGGTGGAGGCGGTGCGCATGCTGGCCCGGATTGCTATGGAGGTGGAGCCGGCGACCCGCTTTGCCAACTATCCGGCCAACCAAAGTGAGGATGTGGACGCCATTACCGAAGCTATGCACGCCATCGAGGACACGTTGGATTTGCGCTGCATTGTGGTGTTTACCAACTCCGGTCGCACGGCCCGGTTGGCGTCTGCTGAACGGCCCCGCAAACCCATCGTGGCCTACACGCCCCACAAGCATATCTACAACCAACTCAGCCTGTACTGGGGGGTCCGCCCGGTGCTGACCCGCTGGTTTACGGACAACGTGATGGAGGTGCTCCGGGAGATGGAACGGGATTTGCTCCAGCGGCGGTATGTGATTCCTGGGGACAAGGTGCTGGTAATGGCGGGGATTCCCTTCGGTCAGGCCCAGACCACCAACTTTCTCAAAATCCACACCATCCAGGGCTAGAGCAAGGGCAGCCCGGCGTCTTGGGCAAACTGGCGGCGGGTGGTGGGGTAATCCACAACCAGACCTTCGCCACCGATGGGGGGGGCTGGCTGACCTTCGATTTGCAGGTAGATAGGGGCCTGGGGATTCAAACTGCTGGCGGTGTAGATGACCTGGGCCACCCGATAGATGACGGAATAACTGCCGCCGCCGCTGGTGAACTCCCGGGAGAGATTCACGTACACCGCCCCATTTTTAATCTCCAGTCCCAGCAGCCGGGTGCCGGGGGGAATGGCGCTAACTCGGTCGCCGCTGGGGGTACTCAGCAACAGGTTCAGAGCTTGGCGCAGGGCCGCTGCCGGGTCGTTTTTGGGGGCGTTGGGCAGGGGGTCGCTTACCAACATCTCTTGCCCCTGTCGCACCTGCAGCCAGTACAGCCGGGGTTGCTCCGCCGTGACCACAAAGGGTTTTGTTTCTGGGCGACGGGCCTGCTGGAACCACCAGAGACTAC is from Gloeomargarita sp. SRBZ-1_bins_9 and encodes:
- a CDS encoding Gfo/Idh/MocA family oxidoreductase produces the protein MAGLAAAAVMTIGFGLIGTGYAASRRAEYLAQDPRGRLVAVAGHTWERVQQFIGRYPAAACGDWQEVIQHPQVDVVIVATVNGLHGEIVGQAVAAGKGVVVEYPLALDYGQAAQLVQQARAQGVFLHVEHIELLSPIHQALQEVLPKLGTVTYGRSVNLVAQYPAPRKWTYHHQWFGFPLVAGLARVNRLLDLLGPVAWVFCEAAFADTQDGYYRSCRCSALLGFVGGALVELTYGKGETIWEDQRHFSLHGTQGGVLFEGDQGEWVTPTQRQTLTLPGRQGLFHQDMRQVLDHLTRGTPLYTTPEKSLAALRVATALQASAQRGQRVVLAEWAPPGSGVA
- a CDS encoding GerMN domain-containing protein; amino-acid sequence: MRRSVQAGKKRRWWPWVLAASVLVGGVGGGSLWWFQQARRPETKPFVVTAEQPRLYWLQVRQGQEMLVSDPLPNAPKNDPAAALRQALNLLLSTPSGDRVSAIPPGTRLLGLEIKNGAVYVNLSREFTSGGGSYSVIYRVAQVIYTASSLNPQAPIYLQIEGQPAPPIGGEGLVVDYPTTRRQFAQDAGLPLL
- the pyk gene encoding pyruvate kinase, whose protein sequence is MEPIRPLLHHTKIVATMGPASNSPEMIRQLLQAGMNVARLNFSHGTYEDHARCIEHLRAAAAELDLPLMLLQDLQGPKIRVGDLPSEGLPLTEGMPLTLVPVGTQDGQPQTVGIDYPHVAEEVTPGTPVLLDDGLLELRVERVEGQRVHCTVVKGGTLHRHKGVNFPTLNLRLPALTEKDKRDLEFGLAHGVDCVSLSFVRRPEDVRELRQLLQERGAHVPVLAKIEKPQAVANIEAIIAECDAVMVARGDLGVEMSPEKVPLIQKRIIHLCNQRGVPVITATQMLESMIHHPRPTRAEASDVANAILDGTDAVMLSGESAVGRYPVEAVRMLARIAMEVEPATRFANYPANQSEDVDAITEAMHAIEDTLDLRCIVVFTNSGRTARLASAERPRKPIVAYTPHKHIYNQLSLYWGVRPVLTRWFTDNVMEVLREMERDLLQRRYVIPGDKVLVMAGIPFGQAQTTNFLKIHTIQG
- the secG gene encoding preprotein translocase subunit SecG, with amino-acid sequence MSIVTLVEAIWLFSAVALIVLILLHSPKGEGIAAIGGQAQLFSSTRSAETTLNRVTWSLAVVFMSTTVILSAGWLPGSTLPAPKPAETSTPPQTPAVPIPPELPAGPSVPTPVTP